A window from Triticum aestivum cultivar Chinese Spring chromosome 6D, IWGSC CS RefSeq v2.1, whole genome shotgun sequence encodes these proteins:
- the LOC123143956 gene encoding peroxidase P7, producing the protein MAAALLRRAVVVAAVLATVTSLLAPAAVAQLSTSFYSGSCSSLESIVRSGMVSAVQQEPRMGASILRLFFHDCFVNGCDGSVLLDDSSTLTGEKNAGPNANSLRGFEVIDAIKSRVDAACPGTVSCADILAVAARDGVNLLGGPSWGVPLGRRDARTTTQAAANSNLPSPSSSAATLISAFASKGLDSRDMVALSGAHTIGAARCASFRSRVYNDSNINAGFATRRRQVCPAQGGVGDGNLAPLDAFSSVRFDNGYFRNLLSRFGLLHSDQELFNGGPVDSIAQQYAGNGGAFSADFVTAMIKMGNISPLTGSNGEIRNNCRKPN; encoded by the exons ATGGCAGCTGCCTTGCTGAGGAGAGCGGTGGTCGTGGCCGCGGTGCTCGCCACCGTCACCTCGCTGCTCGCCCCCGCCGCGGTGGCGCAGCTCTCGACGTCCTTCTACAGCGGCAGCTGCTCGAGCCTGGAGTCCATTGTGAGGTCCGGGATGGTGTCCGCCGTCCAGCAGGAGCCGCGGATGGGCGCCTCcatcctccgcctcttcttccacgactgcttcgtcaaC GGCTGCGACGGTTCGGTgctgctcgacgactcgtcgaCGCTGACCGGGGAGAAGAACGCCGGGCCGAACGCCAACTCGCTGCGCGGCTTCGAGGTGATCGACGCCATCAAGTCCCGGGTCGACGCAGCCTGCCCGGGGACCGTGTCCTGCGCCGAcatcctcgccgtcgccgcgcgcgacGGCGTTAACCTG CTGGGCGGGCCGTCGTGGGGGGTGCCGCTGGGTCGGCGGGACGCGCGCACGACGACTCAGGCAGCGGCGAACAGCAACCTGCCGTCGCCGTCGTCGAGCGCGGCGACGCTGATCTCGGCGTTCGCGTCCAAGGGGCTGGACTCCCGCGACATGGTGGCGCTCTCCGGCGCGCACACGATCGGCGCGGCGCGGTGCGCCAGCTTCCGGTCGCGCGTGTACAACGACAGCAACATCAACGCCGGGTtcgcgacgcggcggcggcaggtgTGCCCGGCGCAGGGCGGCGTGGGCGACGGCAACCTGGCGCCGCTGGACGCCTTCAGCTCCGTGCGCTTCGACAACGGCTACTTCCGCAACCTGCTGAGCCGCTTCGGCCTCCTCCACTCGGACCAGGAGCTCTTCAACGGCGGGCCCGTGGACTCCATCGCGCAGCAGTACGCCGGCAACGGCGGGGCCTTCTCGGCCGACTTCGTCACCGCCATGATCAAGATGGGCAACATCAGCCCGCTCACCGGATCCAACGGCGAGATCCGCAACAACTGCCGGAAGCCCAACTAA